One region of Chryseobacterium muglaense genomic DNA includes:
- the modB gene encoding molybdate ABC transporter permease subunit produces MLDQDFIYTLLLTGKLALITTTILIIIGVPVAYWLTYSTFKLKFIIETLICMPMVLPPTVMGYYLLVAFSPENAFGNFLHEYFDVRLAFSFNGIVVASVIANLPFMIQPLQNGFSALDDDLRQVSYTMGKSKITTLFKVLIPNIKTSVITGIALTFAHCIGEFGIVIMVGGNIPKETRIASVAIYDQVQALNFEAANRYAFVLFIVSFVILLLIYGINRRINFNTFR; encoded by the coding sequence ATGCTCGACCAGGATTTCATTTATACTTTACTGCTCACCGGAAAATTAGCGCTGATCACAACAACTATTCTAATAATAATCGGTGTTCCGGTCGCTTATTGGCTCACTTATTCAACGTTTAAACTGAAATTTATCATCGAGACTTTAATCTGTATGCCAATGGTTTTGCCACCAACAGTGATGGGATATTATTTATTGGTAGCTTTCAGTCCCGAAAATGCATTCGGAAATTTTTTGCATGAATATTTTGATGTCAGGCTCGCTTTTTCCTTCAACGGAATTGTTGTAGCAAGTGTTATTGCAAATCTTCCATTCATGATTCAACCATTACAGAATGGCTTTTCTGCATTAGATGATGATTTGCGACAAGTTTCTTATACGATGGGAAAATCTAAAATTACGACTCTATTTAAAGTTCTTATTCCCAATATCAAAACGTCTGTTATTACAGGAATTGCGCTCACTTTTGCCCATTGTATCGGTGAATTTGGTATTGTCATTATGGTCGGCGGAAATATTCCCAAAGAAACAAGAATCGCTTCTGTCGCAATTTATGATCAGGTTCAGGCACTGAATTTTGAAGCCGCAAATCGGTATGCTTTCGTACTTTTTATTGTTTCATTTGTGATTTTATTATTGATCTACGGAATCAATCGCAGAATTAATTTTAATACTTTTCGATGA
- a CDS encoding hemerythrin domain-containing protein, translating to MKRNENLVPLSRDHHFGLLCSWKIRQGIKKNVSYDRIKKYINYYWQENLSRHFKIEDLVLPETENNILQIQMEKEHIEIRKLINTMNQTNDIRILGDFANALSNHIRFEERMYFPHLEEHLSDVKLNNIGAQLEQIHQKENDLYQDEFWK from the coding sequence ATGAAAAGAAACGAAAACTTAGTTCCGCTTTCTCGAGATCATCATTTCGGATTGCTTTGCAGCTGGAAAATTCGTCAAGGGATCAAAAAGAATGTTTCTTATGACAGAATAAAAAAATACATCAATTACTATTGGCAGGAAAATCTGAGCCGTCATTTTAAAATCGAAGATCTCGTACTTCCCGAAACTGAAAACAATATTCTTCAGATTCAGATGGAAAAAGAACACATCGAGATCCGTAAGTTAATCAATACCATGAATCAAACTAACGATATCCGTATTTTAGGAGATTTTGCGAATGCTTTAAGCAATCATATTCGTTTCGAAGAACGGATGTATTTTCCTCATTTAGAAGAACATTTATCTGATGTGAAACTGAATAATATTGGAGCTCAACTTGAGCAAATACATCAAAAAGAAAATGATCTTTATCAAGATGAATTCTGGAAATAA
- a CDS encoding nitric-oxide reductase large subunit → MTTKKLWTWLAAVIIGSFAVLIYYGVDIYRKIPPVPDKVVTADGTVIATGQDIKDGQNVWQSIGGQTVGSIWGHGAYIAPDWSADYLHRESLLLLDELAKKDGKIYKDLPDDEQAKYKVLLKREIRKNTLDEATQTIVISPERAKVQAELAEYYAKIFMNDAEMNQLREHYAIPKNTVKTEERMAKMNAFFSWAAWVCITDRPGDTGITYTNNWPHDELIGNIPPPSLHLWSGFSVLMLLGCVGLLVFYHAKNKEEEISEMLPLEDPLRSMKPTASMRATLKYIWVVALLILVQMFAGVITAHYGVEGSGFYGFPLDEFLPQSISRSWHVQLAIFWIATSWLATGLYIAPAVSGYEPKYQVLGVNILFGALLIVVFGSLAGQWLGVMQKLGYVDNFLWGHSGYEYVELGRIWQILLLVGLILWLILMVRALLPALKKKDGDRHLLLLFTLSAVAIALFYGAGLMYGRQTHMAIAEYWRWWVVHLWVEGFFEVFATVVAAFLFTRLGLLRLKAATHAVLFSTIIFLAGGILGTFHHLYFSATPTAVLALGATFSALEIVPLVLIGFEAYQNYQISKSTKWIKAYKWPIYCFIAMCFWNFLGAGIFGFAINPPIALYYIQGLNTTAVHGHAALFGVYGILGIGLMMFMLRGLYPDREWNDKLIGWAFWLTNIGLLVMVTISLLPIGIMQSVASIKEGYWYARSAEFMQTDMMHTLRWLRVPGDILLAIGEMLLVIFIIGLKTGWSLKDKR, encoded by the coding sequence ATGACAACTAAAAAGTTATGGACTTGGCTTGCTGCCGTTATTATCGGATCATTTGCCGTTTTGATTTACTACGGTGTAGATATTTACAGGAAAATCCCTCCTGTTCCCGATAAAGTTGTTACAGCTGATGGAACAGTTATAGCAACAGGGCAAGATATAAAAGATGGTCAAAATGTTTGGCAGTCGATCGGTGGACAAACTGTTGGGAGTATTTGGGGGCACGGAGCCTATATTGCACCTGATTGGAGCGCAGATTATCTTCATCGAGAATCTCTGCTTTTATTAGATGAATTGGCAAAAAAAGACGGAAAAATTTATAAAGATCTTCCCGATGATGAACAGGCAAAATATAAGGTACTTCTAAAAAGAGAAATCCGAAAAAACACTTTAGATGAGGCAACTCAAACAATTGTAATTTCTCCCGAAAGAGCTAAAGTACAGGCAGAATTAGCAGAATATTATGCTAAGATATTTATGAATGATGCGGAGATGAATCAGCTTCGTGAGCATTATGCCATTCCTAAAAACACAGTAAAAACTGAGGAAAGGATGGCAAAAATGAACGCTTTCTTTTCCTGGGCAGCCTGGGTTTGTATCACAGATCGCCCCGGAGACACAGGAATTACATACACCAACAATTGGCCCCACGATGAATTAATAGGAAATATTCCGCCACCATCGCTACATTTGTGGTCTGGATTCAGTGTATTAATGTTATTAGGTTGCGTTGGGTTGTTGGTTTTCTATCACGCTAAAAATAAAGAAGAAGAGATCAGTGAAATGCTTCCATTGGAAGATCCTTTGAGAAGTATGAAACCTACAGCTTCGATGCGTGCAACTTTAAAATATATTTGGGTTGTTGCATTATTGATCTTAGTGCAAATGTTTGCAGGTGTCATCACAGCGCATTACGGAGTTGAAGGAAGTGGGTTCTATGGTTTTCCGCTCGATGAGTTTTTACCGCAGTCAATTTCGAGAAGCTGGCATGTGCAATTAGCTATTTTCTGGATTGCAACTTCCTGGTTAGCGACAGGATTATACATCGCTCCTGCAGTTTCAGGATACGAGCCGAAATATCAGGTTTTGGGTGTCAATATTTTGTTTGGAGCCCTATTGATTGTAGTTTTTGGCTCATTAGCCGGACAATGGTTAGGCGTGATGCAAAAGTTGGGCTATGTAGATAATTTCCTTTGGGGACATTCCGGTTACGAGTATGTAGAATTGGGAAGAATTTGGCAGATCTTATTGTTAGTGGGATTAATTCTTTGGTTAATTTTAATGGTAAGAGCTCTTTTACCAGCATTGAAAAAGAAAGATGGCGACAGACATTTATTATTACTCTTTACACTTTCCGCAGTGGCAATCGCATTATTTTATGGTGCAGGATTGATGTATGGAAGACAAACCCACATGGCAATTGCAGAATATTGGAGATGGTGGGTGGTGCATCTTTGGGTAGAAGGATTCTTTGAAGTATTTGCAACCGTTGTAGCTGCGTTTTTATTTACGAGATTAGGATTACTAAGATTAAAAGCAGCAACTCACGCAGTATTATTTTCTACAATTATTTTCCTTGCCGGAGGTATTTTGGGGACGTTCCACCATTTATATTTCAGTGCAACACCAACAGCAGTTCTGGCTTTGGGAGCAACATTTAGTGCACTCGAAATTGTTCCATTGGTTTTAATAGGATTTGAAGCGTATCAAAATTACCAAATTAGTAAATCTACCAAATGGATTAAAGCGTATAAATGGCCAATTTACTGTTTCATCGCAATGTGTTTCTGGAATTTCTTAGGAGCAGGTATTTTCGGATTTGCCATTAATCCACCGATAGCATTGTACTATATTCAAGGGCTTAATACCACTGCAGTTCACGGCCATGCTGCACTATTTGGAGTGTATGGAATCCTGGGAATTGGTTTGATGATGTTTATGTTGAGAGGATTGTATCCGGACAGAGAATGGAATGATAAACTGATTGGTTGGGCTTTTTGGTTAACTAATATCGGATTATTGGTGATGGTAACCATCAGTTTGCTGCCGATAGGAATTATGCAATCTGTAGCCTCAATTAAAGAAGGGTATTGGTATGCACGTTCCGCCGAATTTATGCAAACCGATATGATGCATACATTGAGATGGCTACGTGTTCCGGGTGATATTTTATTGGCAATAGGAGAAATGTTGTTAGTAATTTTCATTATCGGACTGAAAACTGGCTGGTCTTTAAAAGATAAAAGATAA
- a CDS encoding RrF2 family transcriptional regulator — protein MLIFSYTCQYAIKACIVLATERKKIGIIDISEQIGTPTYFTSKILQQLTKKQLISSGKGKGGGFYLTDEQFESLTIQDIYENFEGKEVLTSCLLGLKHCSGENPCPIHHLAVAVREKVLIMFQYKIKDLKDLGSVFQIMSQPPELL, from the coding sequence ATGCTAATATTTTCTTATACCTGTCAATACGCTATTAAAGCTTGCATTGTTCTTGCTACAGAAAGAAAAAAGATAGGTATCATTGATATTTCTGAGCAAATAGGTACCCCAACATATTTCACCTCTAAAATCTTACAACAGCTCACTAAAAAACAGTTGATCTCTTCAGGAAAAGGAAAAGGAGGAGGATTCTATCTAACAGATGAGCAGTTTGAAAGTCTTACCATTCAAGATATTTACGAAAATTTTGAAGGTAAAGAAGTTCTCACATCCTGTCTTTTGGGTTTAAAACACTGCAGCGGTGAAAACCCATGTCCTATTCATCATCTTGCAGTTGCTGTAAGAGAAAAAGTCCTTATTATGTTCCAATACAAAATCAAAGATTTGAAAGATTTGGGAAGTGTGTTTCAAATTATGAGTCAACCTCCTGAATTACTTTAA
- a CDS encoding ATP-binding cassette domain-containing protein: MIELNIKHQIFTSSGNKFLEVNEMIEEGSFVYISGESGIGKTTFFKILSGIITPDFGFIKANNSILLDTQNGIFISSQKRNISIMFQNYALFPNMTVKQNIAFAQKDKQAEIIDYYLEKFNLKILENVLPSKLSGGQKQRVALARTLVQNAEIVLLDEPLSAVDVSLRQLMMKEIVSVNQKQGVTICMISHNKEELQNIHFKRLVIS, from the coding sequence ATGATTGAGTTGAATATAAAACATCAGATTTTTACTTCTTCCGGAAACAAGTTTTTGGAGGTTAATGAAATGATAGAAGAGGGGAGTTTCGTTTACATTTCCGGCGAGTCAGGAATTGGAAAAACTACTTTTTTTAAGATTTTATCAGGAATAATTACTCCGGATTTTGGTTTTATTAAAGCTAATAATTCAATTTTACTAGACACGCAAAACGGAATTTTTATATCATCTCAGAAACGAAATATTTCAATAATGTTTCAGAATTATGCGTTGTTTCCGAATATGACTGTGAAACAAAATATTGCTTTTGCGCAGAAAGACAAACAAGCAGAGATAATAGATTATTATTTGGAAAAATTTAATCTAAAAATTCTAGAAAATGTTCTCCCTTCAAAACTCTCAGGCGGACAGAAGCAAAGAGTTGCTCTAGCCAGAACATTGGTACAGAATGCTGAAATTGTTTTGCTTGATGAGCCTCTTTCTGCTGTCGATGTTTCTTTGAGACAATTGATGATGAAAGAAATTGTGAGTGTTAATCAAAAGCAAGGTGTAACAATTTGCATGATTAGTCATAATAAAGAAGAATTACAAAATATTCATTTCAAGAGGTTGGTAATCAGTTGA
- a CDS encoding ABC transporter ATP-binding protein/permease: MLNVLFRWFALLMNILISFSVARLLNDLFIGQPPNYFLYFISVLSFWLVKFLFERRAELYGHQLSESVKIDLRQKFFKKIISIGPSYNQKISTSKIMQLAGEGIEQLQTYYSGFMPQLFYSIAATLTMVVIIFFINIKTSLILLLLSPIIPLVIVIGLRIAKKILGKYWKSYFSLGNVFLDNIQGLTMLKSYDLDAEKHLQMNLKAEDFRKKTMSLLRSQLNSINMMDIIAFGGLAAGMVTALYQLKNHQMSMFGVQGDTRLLAIVFIILLCYDFFVPLRILGSLFHVAMNGIWASTFIKDVLDTPENTQATQTIENSNYDIQLKEVSFSYDKNLIISHLNMEFPYKKMTSIVGQSGCGKSTIANLLIATVTGYQGKISIGGIENKFLTTESRMMTINMLTHNPYFFKGTVKENLHIANPNATNEEMDSLLRDVHLYDFLYEQQGLETDLSENAGNFSGGQKQRLAIARTLLQDPEILIFDEATSNIDEESEEIIMKLIRKISCEKTIIIISHRLSNVKLSDNIYYMSDGEVKEQGTHEELINAQKDYAILYQHQKHLEKYAK; encoded by the coding sequence ATGCTGAACGTTCTTTTTCGATGGTTTGCTTTGTTGATGAACATTCTAATTTCTTTTTCAGTTGCACGGCTTTTAAATGATTTGTTTATTGGTCAACCTCCTAATTATTTTTTATATTTTATCTCGGTACTGAGTTTTTGGTTGGTCAAATTTTTATTTGAAAGAAGGGCTGAACTTTACGGGCATCAATTATCGGAAAGTGTTAAAATAGACCTACGCCAAAAATTTTTCAAAAAGATTATTTCGATTGGACCTTCTTATAATCAGAAAATTTCTACCTCCAAAATTATGCAGCTTGCCGGGGAAGGTATTGAGCAACTGCAAACGTATTATTCAGGTTTTATGCCTCAGTTGTTTTACAGTATTGCGGCCACTTTAACAATGGTTGTAATCATCTTTTTTATTAATATTAAAACATCACTTATCCTGTTATTACTATCACCAATTATCCCATTAGTGATAGTGATTGGATTGAGGATAGCAAAAAAAATATTAGGTAAATATTGGAAAAGCTACTTTAGTCTCGGAAACGTTTTTTTAGACAATATACAAGGCCTCACCATGCTAAAAAGTTATGATCTAGATGCAGAAAAACATTTGCAAATGAATCTTAAAGCCGAAGACTTTCGTAAAAAGACAATGAGTCTGCTGAGATCGCAGCTTAATTCGATTAATATGATGGATATTATTGCCTTTGGAGGTCTTGCTGCCGGAATGGTTACCGCTTTGTATCAACTAAAAAATCATCAAATGTCCATGTTTGGTGTGCAGGGTGATACTCGTCTTCTGGCAATAGTTTTTATTATTCTTCTTTGTTATGATTTCTTTGTGCCCTTAAGAATTTTAGGCTCATTATTTCATGTTGCAATGAATGGAATCTGGGCGAGCACTTTTATAAAAGATGTTCTTGATACGCCTGAAAATACTCAAGCAACTCAAACAATAGAAAATTCGAATTATGACATCCAGCTTAAAGAAGTTAGTTTTTCGTATGATAAAAATTTAATTATAAGTCATTTGAATATGGAATTTCCTTACAAAAAGATGACTTCAATTGTGGGTCAATCCGGATGCGGAAAATCAACAATTGCAAATCTATTAATTGCAACAGTTACAGGTTATCAGGGTAAAATAAGTATTGGCGGCATTGAAAATAAGTTTCTTACCACGGAAAGCCGCATGATGACAATCAATATGCTGACTCATAATCCTTATTTTTTTAAAGGAACTGTCAAAGAAAATTTACATATAGCAAATCCAAATGCAACCAATGAAGAGATGGATTCTTTGTTGAGAGACGTACATCTTTATGATTTTCTCTATGAGCAACAAGGGCTGGAAACAGATCTTTCTGAAAATGCCGGCAATTTTTCAGGAGGACAAAAACAGCGGCTTGCCATTGCAAGAACCCTTCTTCAAGATCCTGAAATTTTAATATTTGATGAAGCAACTTCTAACATCGATGAAGAAAGCGAAGAAATTATCATGAAATTGATTCGTAAAATCTCATGCGAGAAAACCATTATCATTATTTCTCACCGCCTTTCCAATGTAAAACTTTCTGATAATATTTATTATATGTCAGACGGAGAAGTGAAAGAACAGGGCACTCACGAAGAACTTATTAATGCACAGAAAGACTATGCAATTTTATATCAACATCAAAAACATTTAGAAAAGTATGCAAAATAG
- the modA gene encoding molybdate ABC transporter substrate-binding protein: MLSCKKTESDLTKKPTQNSTISVAAAANLRDVLEELKQIYIQENTDKKVEITFGSSGLLVQQILNGAPFDLFLSANSSFPDQLKNKNKTSGNSEIYTYGKVALWSSRFNVSEGLKLVLGPEIKKIAIANPELAPYGKSTVEALKKAGLYCQVEHKIVWAENINQAAQFASTGNADVAFIALSNAKNKEMLTRGKFYELSENECLPIAQSGTVLKSKNQTAAKDFFDFIKSKKASQIWKKYGYQTEISQ, encoded by the coding sequence ATGTTAAGTTGTAAAAAAACTGAATCTGATCTTACAAAAAAGCCAACCCAAAACTCTACAATTTCAGTTGCAGCAGCAGCCAATCTTCGTGATGTTTTAGAAGAACTGAAGCAAATTTATATCCAAGAAAATACCGATAAAAAAGTTGAAATTACTTTCGGATCTTCAGGTTTGCTGGTTCAGCAGATTTTAAACGGAGCACCTTTCGATTTGTTTCTGTCAGCCAATTCTTCGTTTCCCGATCAGCTAAAAAATAAAAATAAAACTTCCGGCAATTCTGAAATTTACACTTACGGTAAAGTCGCTTTATGGAGTTCAAGATTCAATGTTTCCGAAGGATTAAAATTGGTGTTAGGTCCTGAAATAAAAAAAATAGCAATCGCCAATCCTGAGCTTGCACCATACGGAAAAAGCACGGTTGAAGCTTTAAAAAAAGCAGGATTATATTGTCAGGTCGAGCACAAGATTGTATGGGCAGAAAATATCAATCAGGCTGCTCAATTTGCCTCAACAGGAAACGCAGATGTTGCATTTATCGCTCTTTCCAATGCAAAAAATAAAGAAATGCTGACGAGAGGAAAATTTTACGAATTATCAGAAAACGAATGCTTACCAATTGCTCAAAGCGGAACTGTTTTGAAGAGTAAAAATCAAACCGCAGCAAAAGATTTTTTTGATTTTATTAAAAGTAAAAAAGCCAGTCAAATTTGGAAAAAGTACGGCTATCAAACTGAAATTTCACAATAA
- a CDS encoding TonB-dependent receptor plug domain-containing protein, with translation MVKKLISLHLLFIIHILWSQNEKLSENSDQYKDIEQVVVTATRTERKLKDVPITTQVITSETVEKSKMANFRDFMEQELAGVEFTNNGGHANINFMGFGGKYVLFLIDGERMAGETFDNIDYNRIDMNNIERVEIVKGASSSLYGSNAIGGVINIITKKPKKPLQISASALYGSNNDQNYNLTFGTKQKWGSAGFSAFYKSRNPYLLTDTEALKQEYINGNIVEQKLNNSYIAGYTDYGFSPNVSIKITAKIRTEVNSGFYYQERNTGGLDGFKVRDQFHNFRTGMKTTFQLRENSDLVVSGSYDEYQKFDFYKLLNQKDKNYENKIWRVGSIYDVQLFGKHSLVAGAEAFSEDLLTFMFVSDGSGAKRDAQNYSLFTQQEWKLTDAFTLVTGARYDYHSQFKGHPTFRLSGMYKVNKNMTFRGGYSGGFRAPTLKELYTDWFHPYGGGFQIVGNTNMKAEKSNNFNISSDLNFKKLNITVMAQYSKIQDKINANWASSDTVQYINVGKTDVFSSEISLSYRLRKSLLLKGAYTYVYENPQKRSVTRPHTATLRADYTLDFIKKYAPTISFSGKYFSSMNTFATADITDVDNTIGIDTHTEEYKIYYEPYSIWRLQLSAPLFFNFTANAGINNLFDYKTKFSSFYSSISPGRTYYIGLNWNLN, from the coding sequence ATGGTAAAAAAACTAATAAGCCTGCACCTACTATTTATCATACATATTCTCTGGTCGCAGAATGAAAAACTTTCTGAAAATAGCGATCAATATAAGGATATTGAACAAGTTGTTGTAACAGCTACAAGAACCGAAAGAAAGCTGAAAGACGTTCCTATAACTACACAGGTCATTACTTCTGAAACGGTTGAGAAATCGAAAATGGCAAATTTTCGTGATTTTATGGAGCAGGAATTGGCGGGTGTAGAATTTACCAATAATGGTGGTCATGCGAATATCAATTTTATGGGATTTGGCGGGAAATATGTTCTTTTCCTGATTGATGGTGAAAGAATGGCGGGAGAAACTTTTGATAATATCGATTACAACAGAATTGATATGAACAACATCGAGCGTGTGGAAATCGTTAAAGGAGCGTCGTCTTCTCTGTATGGCTCTAATGCTATTGGTGGTGTCATCAATATCATTACTAAAAAGCCTAAAAAACCTTTGCAGATCAGTGCTTCAGCTTTGTATGGAAGCAATAATGATCAGAATTATAATTTGACTTTTGGTACAAAACAAAAATGGGGAAGTGCAGGTTTTTCAGCATTTTATAAAAGCAGAAATCCTTATTTATTGACTGATACAGAAGCGTTGAAACAAGAATACATCAACGGAAATATTGTGGAGCAAAAACTAAACAACAGTTATATTGCAGGGTATACAGATTACGGTTTTAGCCCGAATGTTTCCATAAAAATCACGGCAAAAATTCGTACAGAAGTCAATTCAGGATTTTATTATCAGGAGAGAAATACTGGTGGTTTGGATGGTTTCAAAGTTCGGGATCAGTTTCATAATTTCAGAACAGGGATGAAGACAACTTTTCAGCTTCGTGAGAATAGCGATCTAGTTGTATCAGGAAGTTATGATGAGTATCAGAAATTCGATTTTTATAAATTATTAAATCAAAAAGATAAAAACTACGAGAACAAGATCTGGCGAGTTGGATCGATCTATGATGTGCAACTTTTCGGAAAACATTCTTTGGTTGCTGGTGCAGAAGCTTTTTCTGAAGATTTGCTCACGTTTATGTTTGTGAGTGATGGTTCTGGTGCGAAAAGAGATGCTCAAAATTATTCACTTTTCACACAACAGGAATGGAAATTAACTGATGCTTTTACTTTGGTTACAGGTGCGAGATACGATTATCATTCACAATTCAAAGGACATCCGACTTTTCGTTTGTCGGGAATGTACAAGGTTAATAAAAATATGACTTTTCGAGGCGGATATTCCGGAGGTTTCCGTGCACCGACGCTCAAAGAATTATACACCGATTGGTTTCATCCTTATGGCGGAGGTTTTCAGATTGTCGGAAATACAAATATGAAAGCTGAGAAAAGCAATAATTTCAATATTTCTTCAGATTTGAATTTCAAGAAACTAAATATAACTGTGATGGCTCAATATTCGAAAATTCAGGATAAAATCAATGCCAATTGGGCTTCAAGCGATACCGTTCAGTACATAAACGTTGGAAAAACCGATGTTTTCAGCAGTGAAATTTCTTTGTCTTATCGTTTGAGAAAATCATTGTTGTTGAAAGGTGCCTACACTTATGTTTATGAAAATCCACAAAAAAGGTCGGTGACAAGACCGCACACAGCGACTTTGAGAGCAGATTATACTTTAGATTTTATCAAAAAATATGCACCAACAATCAGCTTCAGCGGAAAATATTTTAGCAGTATGAATACGTTTGCGACTGCAGATATTACAGATGTCGATAATACAATCGGAATCGATACGCATACAGAAGAATATAAAATTTACTACGAGCCATATTCAATCTGGAGATTACAACTGTCTGCACCTTTGTTTTTTAATTTTACAGCAAACGCCGGAATCAATAACTTATTTGATTATAAAACTAAATTTTCAAGTTTTTACTCAAGCATTTCGCCTGGCAGAACTTACTATATAGGATTAAATTGGAATCTCAATTAA
- a CDS encoding HmuY family protein — MKSKSIFALLLGLLIFSSCSNSDDREEDVATTGEIKTHQFLDARSYTNWIYFSFSKNEIVTIADPQNDNNWDIAFHRGDIKLNGGKSGKASGEAINTNKTEWNAVTSAPTSEYAKDNIGKITTAFTGTGIIEEDQPFSQILTTWLTVDISSPPPKYTVHNYVYVVRSASGKYVKLQIYDNKSATNAAGYVSFKYQYSAEGSVAF, encoded by the coding sequence ATGAAATCAAAATCAATTTTTGCTCTTCTATTAGGGCTACTAATTTTCAGTTCTTGTAGCAATAGCGACGATAGAGAAGAAGACGTTGCGACAACAGGAGAAATCAAAACACATCAATTTTTAGATGCAAGATCGTACACCAACTGGATCTACTTTTCCTTTTCAAAAAATGAGATTGTTACTATAGCAGACCCTCAAAATGATAACAATTGGGATATTGCTTTCCACAGAGGTGATATAAAACTAAATGGAGGAAAATCTGGAAAAGCTAGTGGCGAAGCGATCAACACGAACAAAACAGAATGGAATGCGGTAACTTCTGCACCAACTTCCGAATATGCAAAAGACAATATTGGGAAAATCACAACCGCATTTACAGGAACAGGAATAATAGAAGAAGATCAGCCATTTTCACAGATATTGACCACTTGGCTAACTGTCGATATAAGCAGTCCACCACCCAAATACACAGTTCATAATTATGTGTATGTTGTGAGATCTGCTTCCGGAAAATATGTGAAGCTACAGATCTATGATAACAAAAGCGCAACTAATGCAGCGGGTTACGTAAGTTTTAAATACCAATACAGTGCAGAAGGCAGTGTAGCTTTCTAA